The proteins below come from a single Eubacterium limosum genomic window:
- a CDS encoding FGGY family carbohydrate kinase, producing MKQYIMVIDEGTTGTRAIIFDDNFQPIAQSYDEFIQYTPNENMVEHDAMEIYEKSVKMCQNAIEKASLSASDIRCIGITNQRNTALLWDKKTGEPLYHALVWQDSRMGEASNAIRESEFFDELLEVSGKNVTPHLDVLFLKWFLDNVGGAREKVESGEAIFGTIDTWLVWKLTGGKVHATSFSNASSSGCMDIKNEKWFSRLFDYVGVPESVFPKIKSESDDYGMTDVFGAPIPITGVIADQQSALFAQGCIKPGSVKCTNGTGSFLDINIGTTFTTSHGGVDTLVGWKLGDTTTYAVEGFAAVTGSAVQWLRDGVKFIQKSSDIEALAASVEDTNGVYFVPGLIGLITPYQDPFARGLIIGITRGTTEAHIARATLEAIAFRIKDILNIVVDQGIEISEIKIDGGASENNLLAQMIADYCNASVLRPESVEATSLGAALMAAMYMGDITLDEVEGVMASDAVFTPNMDSRRREEEYKIWKEAVTRSLNWIKH from the coding sequence ATGAAACAATATATAATGGTTATTGATGAGGGGACCACGGGGACAAGAGCTATTATTTTTGACGATAATTTTCAGCCAATCGCTCAATCCTACGACGAATTTATACAGTATACGCCAAATGAAAATATGGTTGAGCATGATGCGATGGAAATCTATGAAAAAAGTGTTAAAATGTGCCAAAACGCGATTGAAAAAGCTTCTTTATCGGCTTCCGATATTCGTTGTATTGGAATCACAAACCAGAGAAACACCGCTTTGTTATGGGATAAAAAAACAGGGGAGCCGCTTTATCATGCTTTAGTCTGGCAAGACTCACGTATGGGGGAAGCGAGTAATGCGATTAGAGAATCAGAATTTTTTGACGAACTGCTCGAGGTTTCTGGAAAAAATGTTACGCCCCATTTGGATGTTTTGTTTTTAAAATGGTTTTTGGATAACGTAGGGGGCGCGCGCGAAAAAGTAGAAAGCGGTGAGGCGATTTTTGGTACGATTGATACATGGCTGGTGTGGAAACTGACAGGGGGAAAAGTCCACGCGACCAGCTTTTCTAACGCTTCAAGCAGTGGGTGCATGGACATAAAAAATGAGAAATGGTTCAGCAGGCTTTTTGACTATGTAGGAGTGCCAGAATCGGTATTCCCGAAGATAAAATCAGAGTCTGATGATTATGGAATGACAGATGTTTTTGGAGCGCCTATTCCCATTACCGGAGTCATCGCAGATCAGCAGTCGGCTCTTTTTGCTCAGGGATGCATTAAGCCAGGCAGTGTTAAATGTACAAATGGCACTGGCAGTTTTTTAGATATTAATATCGGGACAACTTTTACAACATCTCATGGAGGGGTGGATACACTGGTTGGCTGGAAATTAGGTGATACAACCACGTATGCGGTTGAAGGCTTTGCGGCAGTAACCGGTTCTGCAGTGCAGTGGCTGCGTGATGGAGTGAAGTTCATACAAAAGTCAAGCGATATAGAAGCCCTGGCCGCTTCGGTTGAAGATACAAATGGTGTTTATTTTGTCCCAGGATTAATTGGTCTTATTACACCGTATCAGGATCCCTTTGCGCGTGGCCTTATTATAGGGATTACCCGAGGAACAACAGAAGCTCATATTGCAAGGGCAACTTTGGAGGCGATAGCTTTCAGGATTAAGGACATTTTGAATATTGTGGTTGATCAGGGAATTGAAATATCAGAAATCAAAATTGATGGAGGTGCATCAGAAAATAATTTACTGGCACAGATGATTGCTGATTACTGTAATGCCTCTGTTTTAAGACCAGAAAGTGTGGAGGCGACAAGTTTAGGCGCCGCTTTGATGGCGGCGATGTACATGGGAGATATTACTTTAGATGAAGTAGAAGGGGTGATGGCTTCAGATGCAGTCTTTACGCCGAATATGGATAGCCGTCGGCGTGAAGAAGAATATAAAATCTGGAAAGAAGCAGTTACACGTTCACTAAACTGGATTAAACATTAA
- the hslU gene encoding ATP-dependent protease ATPase subunit HslU has protein sequence MKDLTPKKIVEELNRYIIGQEPAKKAVAVALRNRYRRSLLSEEMRDEFTPKNIIMMGPTGVGKTEIARRIAKLVSAPFIKVEATKFTEVGYVGRDVESMVRDLVTTSIRKVQQEKMKEVYEQAEERANKLILDILVPMKKKKETIKTPFDIFMKSNKQPAQPETADPAKEAEKAEKEKNLQIKREAIAQDLGDGKMEDEVIEIEVEDDGSKTIGVMAGMNDDMNININDILGDFLPSKKKKRHVKVKDARKIFTNQEAQKMIDMDEVKEIGLREAEQNGIIFIDEIDKIIGNGNNNGPDVSREGVQRDILPIVEGSTITTKYGPVKTDFILFIGAGAFHVAKISDMIPELQGRFPITVELDSLTEEDFKQILTQPENSAIRQYQELLKTEDVNLVFEDDAIETLAQIAFAQNEEQENIGARRLHTVLEKLLEEVSFYASDYDADTFVVNKEYVNSVFKPAERERGYSRFLL, from the coding sequence ATGAAAGATTTAACGCCTAAGAAAATTGTCGAAGAGCTGAACCGCTATATTATTGGTCAGGAGCCGGCAAAAAAGGCGGTGGCTGTAGCCCTGAGGAACCGTTATCGCAGAAGCCTTTTGTCAGAGGAAATGCGAGATGAGTTTACACCGAAGAACATTATCATGATGGGACCTACCGGCGTCGGGAAGACTGAGATTGCAAGACGGATTGCCAAGCTGGTGTCTGCGCCCTTTATAAAAGTAGAGGCGACTAAATTTACAGAAGTAGGATACGTTGGGCGAGATGTGGAATCTATGGTGCGAGACCTGGTGACCACCTCCATCCGTAAGGTACAGCAGGAAAAAATGAAGGAAGTTTATGAACAGGCCGAAGAACGGGCGAATAAACTGATTTTGGATATTCTGGTACCTATGAAAAAGAAAAAAGAAACCATTAAAACGCCCTTCGACATTTTTATGAAGAGTAATAAGCAGCCAGCTCAGCCAGAGACAGCAGATCCGGCTAAGGAAGCTGAAAAAGCTGAAAAAGAAAAGAATCTCCAGATTAAACGTGAAGCCATTGCCCAGGATTTAGGCGATGGAAAGATGGAAGACGAGGTTATCGAGATCGAGGTAGAGGATGACGGCTCCAAAACCATCGGTGTCATGGCGGGAATGAATGATGATATGAACATTAACATCAATGATATTCTCGGCGATTTTCTGCCGTCTAAGAAGAAAAAACGTCATGTTAAGGTAAAGGATGCGCGTAAGATTTTCACAAACCAGGAAGCTCAGAAAATGATCGATATGGATGAGGTCAAGGAAATTGGTCTGCGCGAAGCGGAGCAGAACGGGATTATTTTTATCGATGAAATTGATAAGATTATCGGGAATGGTAATAATAATGGCCCCGATGTCTCGCGTGAAGGTGTGCAGCGTGATATTCTGCCAATCGTTGAGGGCAGCACCATCACCACAAAATACGGCCCGGTAAAAACTGACTTTATTTTGTTTATCGGTGCAGGCGCTTTTCATGTGGCTAAAATATCCGATATGATTCCTGAACTTCAGGGACGTTTTCCAATTACCGTTGAGCTGGACAGTCTGACAGAGGAAGACTTCAAACAGATACTTACCCAGCCTGAAAACTCTGCCATCCGCCAATACCAGGAGCTTTTAAAAACAGAGGATGTCAATCTGGTTTTTGAGGATGATGCTATCGAGACATTGGCGCAGATTGCCTTTGCTCAGAATGAGGAACAGGAAAATATTGGCGCCCGACGGCTGCACACAGTCCTTGAGAAGCTGCTTGAGGAAGTATCCTTCTATGCGTCCGACTATGATGCGGACACCTTTGTGGTTAATAAAGAATACGTCAACTCTGTATTTAAACCGGCAGAGCGTGAACGCGGCTATTCCAGATTTTTACTTTAA
- the tsf gene encoding translation elongation factor Ts, whose protein sequence is MDAKLVKELREKSGAGMMDCKKALVATDGDIQKAMEYLREQGLAATNKKAGRVAAEGVVESYIHMGGKIGVLVEINCETDFVAKTDGFKAFAKDVAMHIAAANPTYVSKEEVPEAEVEHEKEILKHQALNEGKPEKIVDKMVEGRIGKFYKEICLLEQPFVKNPDITIEDLVKEQIMTIGENVKIRRFARFQLGEGIEKKQENFAEEVAAQMK, encoded by the coding sequence GTGGACGCTAAATTAGTTAAAGAATTAAGAGAAAAAAGCGGCGCAGGCATGATGGACTGCAAAAAAGCTTTGGTTGCTACCGACGGTGACATCCAAAAAGCAATGGAATATTTAAGAGAACAGGGCTTAGCCGCTACCAATAAAAAAGCTGGCCGTGTAGCTGCTGAAGGTGTTGTAGAATCTTACATCCATATGGGCGGTAAAATCGGCGTTTTAGTAGAAATTAACTGTGAAACAGATTTCGTTGCTAAAACCGATGGCTTCAAAGCTTTTGCTAAAGACGTTGCAATGCACATTGCAGCTGCTAACCCAACCTATGTTTCTAAAGAAGAAGTGCCAGAAGCAGAAGTTGAACATGAAAAAGAAATCCTGAAACATCAGGCATTAAATGAAGGCAAGCCAGAAAAAATTGTCGACAAAATGGTTGAAGGCCGTATCGGTAAATTTTATAAAGAAATCTGCCTGTTAGAACAACCTTTTGTTAAAAACCCAGATATCACCATTGAAGATCTTGTCAAAGAACAGATCATGACAATCGGTGAAAATGTAAAAATCAGACGCTTTGCCCGCTTCCAGTTAGGCGAAGGGATTGAAAAGAAACAGGAAAACTTTGCGGAAGAAGTAGCTGCACAGATGAAATAA
- the rpsB gene encoding 30S ribosomal protein S2: MAAVTMKQLLEAGVHFGHQTRRWNPKMAPYIFTERNGIYIIDLQQTVKKIDVACNFVKEVATNGESILFVGTKKQAQTSIEKEAKRSGSFCVNHRWLGGTLTNFTTISKRIERLKELKAMEEDGTFELLPKKEVIKLKREREKLQKFLGGIEDMKEMPGAMIVIDSKKERIAIAEAHKLGIPIVSIVDTNCDPDEIDYVIPGNDDAIRAVALILGVLADAIIEGKQGEQFEETVVEETIVAEDASGDVVVEEVVEVTAE; encoded by the coding sequence ATGGCAGCAGTAACAATGAAACAATTATTAGAAGCGGGTGTACATTTTGGTCACCAGACCAGAAGATGGAACCCTAAAATGGCCCCTTATATTTTCACTGAAAGAAACGGTATCTACATCATCGACTTACAGCAGACAGTGAAAAAAATCGATGTTGCCTGTAACTTCGTTAAAGAAGTAGCAACAAACGGCGAAAGCATTTTATTCGTTGGCACCAAAAAACAGGCTCAGACCAGCATCGAAAAGGAAGCCAAAAGAAGCGGAAGCTTCTGCGTTAACCACCGTTGGTTAGGCGGTACCTTAACAAACTTCACCACCATCAGCAAACGTATCGAACGCTTAAAAGAATTAAAAGCGATGGAAGAAGATGGAACTTTTGAACTGTTACCAAAAAAAGAAGTTATTAAATTAAAAAGAGAACGTGAAAAACTGCAGAAATTCTTAGGCGGCATTGAAGACATGAAAGAAATGCCGGGTGCTATGATCGTTATCGACAGCAAGAAAGAAAGAATTGCCATTGCAGAAGCACATAAACTGGGCATTCCAATTGTTAGTATTGTCGATACCAACTGTGACCCAGACGAAATTGACTACGTTATTCCTGGAAACGACGATGCGATCCGTGCCGTTGCTTTGATCCTTGGCGTATTAGCCGATGCGATTATCGAAGGAAAACAGGGCGAACAGTTTGAAGAAACTGTCGTAGAAGAAACGATTGTAGCCGAAGATGCTTCCGGCGACGTCGTTGTCGAAGAAGTAGTAGAAGTAACTGCTGAATAA
- a CDS encoding DeoR/GlpR family DNA-binding transcription regulator, producing the protein MLYVERRQKILEMLTQTGSVKVAELVDIFNVDATTIRRDLKELAKDYDIHVIYGGAYYKKEKASGVIEIDPLEKRMVNLEKKKMIAKKAAALIDNGDTIVLNNGVTAELILEDLGDLESINLITQSLTIAAKATTKPFINLYMPGGKYRPLSGMFYGDLAEDTIRQLSANKIFFGILCVSINNGITHPFIEEISVLRSLLDISQQKYLIADSSKFGKVSLGRVVELEAFDALIVDDEFPDMYREFAELNDIEII; encoded by the coding sequence ATGTTATATGTTGAACGACGCCAAAAGATATTAGAGATGTTAACCCAAACGGGCAGCGTAAAGGTAGCTGAACTTGTTGATATATTCAATGTTGATGCAACGACAATTCGCAGGGATTTGAAGGAACTGGCAAAGGATTATGATATTCATGTAATTTATGGCGGAGCTTATTATAAAAAGGAAAAAGCCAGTGGTGTGATTGAAATTGACCCTTTAGAAAAACGGATGGTCAATTTGGAAAAGAAAAAAATGATTGCCAAAAAAGCAGCAGCTCTGATTGATAATGGGGATACGATTGTTTTAAATAATGGCGTAACAGCTGAGTTGATTTTAGAAGATCTTGGAGATCTGGAATCCATAAATTTAATAACACAATCACTAACGATCGCTGCTAAAGCAACAACAAAGCCTTTTATTAATCTTTACATGCCAGGCGGTAAATACAGGCCTTTGTCTGGTATGTTTTATGGAGATTTGGCAGAAGACACGATTCGGCAATTAAGTGCCAATAAAATATTTTTTGGTATTTTATGCGTATCCATTAATAATGGAATTACACATCCGTTTATTGAAGAAATATCCGTGCTTCGCAGCCTGCTGGATATCAGTCAGCAGAAATACCTCATTGCAGATTCTTCAAAATTTGGTAAAGTCTCTTTAGGGCGCGTGGTCGAATTAGAGGCTTTTGACGCATTGATCGTTGATGATGAGTTTCCGGACATGTATCGGGAATTTGCAGAATTAAATGATATTGAAATCATCTAG
- a CDS encoding glycyl radical protein, translating to MRERFKRIRSDLIDRVPEICVDRCLLLTEAYQKYEKYPIVEKRAKALADVLSGMQIYIGDDELLVGNQARVPRAAPLFPEYDYEFVLSEMEDFEHRTSDRFIIKKEDKEKLRQVLPWWKDKTLKARATAMQPEAVLEDIKIGVLGWQGNITSGEGHIIPDYEMVLECGFSGLYSRVKTLIGNLVLTEPKDLEKFTFYRACESILKGCFDFIARYRDLAIEQQKRCEGSVRSSELKDISKRCDALLHRPPESFAEALQCVWFVQVILHIESNGHSLSFGRFDQYLYPFYKKDIENNILTQTEAEELLGCFYLKVFGNNKLRSWKTTQTQLGYPTYQNICLGGQKSDGSDAVNTLSWMCLDMLEEIRLPEPNIYIRIHEGTPDDFLNHAVKIVKKGLGMPSFVNDQVIIPSLLHRGVLPEDAVNYSTMGCTEVQVPGKWGYRANGKSKINLLRILEIVLDGGIDRKSGQKIMDGLTLLEECTTIEQIKNGYQKAIEHYMKLHVIADNINEMAMNALVPDAFCSLLVQDCLNRGKSIKEGGTIYDMISGTLVGIPNVGNAVYAIQKLVFEEKRITPQALSHALKTNFEEEGGEFIRTLLLNGAEKYGNDVDTVDEITKELSDYYVTEISKYKTLRDGKGPIGCCYTSSTVTITANIPCGASVGATPDGRKAGEPTAEGVSPSRNTLKNGLTAIFQSVGKLSNELFTGGQLLNIRINPATLQTREEEAKFAAVLRASGDLKCWHSQYNVLSNETLRDAQKHPENYADLMVRVAGYSALFTSLNSELQEDIIARTQFEL from the coding sequence GTGAGGGAGCGTTTTAAACGTATTCGTTCAGATTTGATTGATCGGGTACCGGAAATTTGTGTGGATCGGTGCTTGTTATTAACAGAGGCTTATCAAAAATATGAGAAATATCCAATTGTTGAAAAACGCGCAAAAGCATTGGCGGATGTTCTAAGTGGCATGCAGATTTATATTGGTGATGATGAGCTTCTGGTGGGGAACCAGGCGCGTGTACCCAGGGCAGCGCCTTTATTTCCAGAGTATGACTATGAGTTCGTATTAAGTGAAATGGAAGATTTTGAACACAGGACAAGTGACCGCTTTATCATAAAGAAGGAGGATAAAGAAAAACTAAGGCAAGTGCTGCCTTGGTGGAAAGATAAAACCTTAAAAGCAAGAGCGACAGCCATGCAGCCTGAAGCTGTTTTAGAAGATATAAAAATTGGGGTACTGGGCTGGCAGGGAAATATTACGTCAGGAGAAGGCCATATAATCCCAGATTATGAAATGGTATTAGAATGTGGTTTTTCAGGATTGTATTCAAGGGTTAAGACGCTTATCGGCAATCTTGTATTAACGGAGCCAAAAGATCTTGAAAAATTCACCTTCTATCGCGCTTGTGAATCCATCTTAAAGGGCTGCTTCGATTTTATTGCGCGTTATCGGGATCTGGCCATAGAACAACAGAAAAGATGTGAAGGTTCAGTGCGCAGCTCTGAATTAAAAGACATTTCAAAACGTTGTGATGCATTACTTCATCGTCCTCCCGAATCCTTTGCGGAAGCGCTTCAGTGTGTATGGTTTGTTCAGGTTATTCTCCATATTGAGTCTAACGGACACTCGTTGTCCTTTGGCCGTTTTGATCAGTATTTATATCCTTTTTACAAGAAAGATATTGAAAATAATATATTGACACAGACGGAAGCAGAAGAATTGCTGGGATGCTTTTACTTGAAAGTTTTTGGCAACAATAAATTGCGATCATGGAAAACAACACAGACCCAGCTGGGTTACCCTACCTATCAAAATATATGTTTGGGCGGGCAAAAGAGCGATGGAAGCGACGCAGTTAATACACTCTCGTGGATGTGTCTTGATATGCTGGAAGAGATAAGGCTTCCGGAACCTAATATTTATATACGTATACATGAAGGAACACCCGATGATTTTTTGAACCATGCTGTAAAAATAGTGAAAAAAGGACTCGGCATGCCGTCATTTGTCAATGATCAGGTGATTATTCCATCTCTGCTGCATCGTGGAGTATTACCAGAAGACGCCGTCAATTATTCTACAATGGGCTGTACAGAGGTTCAAGTGCCGGGAAAATGGGGCTATAGAGCGAATGGAAAGAGTAAAATTAATTTACTGCGTATTCTTGAAATTGTTTTAGATGGAGGTATTGACCGTAAAAGTGGACAAAAAATTATGGACGGTTTAACACTTTTGGAAGAATGTACGACCATTGAACAAATTAAAAATGGCTATCAGAAAGCAATTGAACATTATATGAAGCTCCATGTTATTGCAGACAATATAAACGAAATGGCAATGAATGCTTTAGTGCCGGATGCGTTTTGTTCTTTGCTGGTGCAGGACTGCTTAAACAGAGGGAAAAGTATTAAGGAGGGTGGAACCATTTATGACATGATCAGCGGTACCCTTGTGGGTATTCCGAATGTGGGTAATGCAGTGTATGCCATCCAGAAACTGGTGTTTGAGGAAAAAAGAATTACACCACAGGCGCTTAGTCACGCGCTTAAAACAAATTTTGAAGAAGAAGGTGGCGAGTTTATAAGAACGCTTTTACTGAATGGGGCAGAAAAATATGGCAATGATGTAGATACGGTCGATGAGATCACAAAAGAATTGTCTGATTATTATGTAACAGAGATTTCAAAATATAAAACGTTGAGAGACGGTAAAGGCCCCATCGGCTGTTGTTATACAAGCTCTACGGTAACAATTACAGCCAATATTCCTTGCGGGGCATCCGTCGGCGCTACACCTGATGGCAGAAAGGCAGGGGAGCCTACTGCAGAAGGTGTATCCCCATCGCGAAATACATTAAAAAATGGCCTTACGGCTATTTTTCAGTCAGTCGGAAAGCTTTCCAATGAGTTGTTTACAGGAGGACAGCTTTTAAACATTCGTATTAATCCGGCAACTTTGCAAACCCGCGAAGAAGAAGCAAAATTTGCAGCGGTTTTACGTGCGTCAGGAGATTTAAAATGCTGGCATTCGCAGTATAATGTCTTATCGAATGAAACGTTGCGGGATGCCCAGAAGCACCCTGAGAATTATGCAGACCTTATGGTGCGGGTCGCTGGTTACAGCGCGTTATTTACATCTTTAAACAGTGAACTTCAGGAAGACATCATTGCGCGTACACAATTTGAGTTATAG